The following proteins are co-located in the Vallicoccus soli genome:
- a CDS encoding ParA family protein yields the protein MLVVSVVSLKGGVGKTSVVLGLAGAALERGVRTLVVDLDPQANASTVLDPREVTYTSNDVLADARAGVLRQAVSRSGWGDLVDVVVAERALEHRNRDLPSAGRDGTLRLRIAMDGLDGYDLVLVDSPPSLGDLTRNALAASHRALVVTEPTLFALHGAQQALDAVDVVRRSSNLRLRPAGVVVNRVRARSAEHAYRLRELEDAYDDLLLTPALPDRAAVQQAAGAYVPVQAYRSPGAREVGQVLGGYLERLLGIDGASGPLGGRAGATRRSR from the coding sequence GTGCTGGTCGTGAGCGTGGTGAGCCTCAAGGGCGGCGTGGGCAAGACGTCCGTCGTCCTGGGCCTCGCCGGCGCCGCCCTGGAGCGCGGGGTGCGCACGCTCGTCGTCGACCTCGACCCGCAGGCCAACGCCTCCACGGTCCTCGACCCGCGCGAGGTGACGTACACGAGCAACGACGTCCTCGCCGACGCGCGCGCCGGGGTCTTGCGCCAGGCGGTCAGCCGCTCCGGCTGGGGCGACCTGGTGGACGTCGTCGTCGCCGAGCGGGCGCTCGAGCACCGCAACCGCGACCTGCCCTCGGCCGGGCGTGACGGCACCCTGCGGCTGCGCATCGCCATGGACGGCCTCGACGGCTACGACCTCGTGCTCGTGGACTCGCCGCCGTCCCTCGGCGACCTGACGAGGAACGCGCTTGCTGCGAGCCACCGGGCGCTCGTCGTGACCGAGCCGACCCTGTTCGCGCTGCACGGCGCCCAGCAGGCGCTCGACGCGGTCGACGTCGTGCGGCGCAGCTCCAACCTCAGGCTGCGCCCGGCCGGGGTCGTGGTCAACCGGGTCCGGGCGCGCTCGGCGGAACACGCTTACCGCTTGCGGGAGCTCGAGGACGCGTACGACGACCTGCTCCTGACCCCCGCGCTGCCCGACCGGGCCGCCGTGCAGCAGGCCGCCGGCGCGTACGTCCCCGTCCAGGCCTACCGCTCCCCCGGCGCCCGCGAGGTGGGGCAGGTGCTCGGCGGCTACCTGGAGCGGCTGCTCGGCATCGACGGCGCGTCCGGGCCGCTCGGCGGGCGGGCCGGCGCCACGAGGAGGTCCCGATGA